The following proteins are co-located in the bacterium genome:
- a CDS encoding ATP-binding protein — MKKHIGFPRDLLERSIDERLQYFESYTMAHPFQAQTLAKVKRFIFHPGGVQILNLFGIPGVGKSKLIECLEQQVWQEMVPLLELDPGRIPIVVVKAPSPQSTAWSWADYHFRFLNACKEPQIRHKILPASMWRTKTDPAKGTTIQRRMSGLELQYAAEKTLEYRKLLAVVIDEAQHLAKIGSGRKLLDQLDYVKSLAERTRILHILVGPTELLSFRNLSGQLSRRSKDIPFERYRFERKQDIRIFQGVILTFQKHLPISEEPDLVTNWEYLYLNSLGCVGILKQMLLRALTHVITEGRNKMTAQDLKDAELSDSQLEKIASEAAEFDALLTSNPNRRKRIMALIGMDKVSDKSLVSNDESNSRKPPVGVANPRRYPVGGNEN; from the coding sequence ATGAAAAAACACATTGGTTTCCCTCGTGATTTGCTTGAAAGATCGATTGATGAGCGGCTCCAGTATTTTGAGTCGTATACCATGGCACATCCTTTTCAGGCTCAGACCCTCGCGAAAGTCAAGCGGTTCATTTTTCACCCGGGAGGAGTACAAATATTGAATCTTTTCGGAATTCCAGGCGTGGGCAAGAGTAAGTTGATTGAGTGTTTGGAACAGCAGGTTTGGCAGGAAATGGTCCCACTACTGGAATTGGATCCTGGGCGCATTCCGATTGTAGTTGTAAAGGCGCCGAGCCCACAGTCGACAGCATGGAGTTGGGCGGATTACCATTTCCGTTTTTTGAACGCCTGCAAGGAACCTCAGATTAGACACAAAATATTACCTGCTTCGATGTGGCGGACAAAAACGGATCCTGCAAAAGGGACCACGATTCAGCGAAGAATGTCGGGGCTTGAACTTCAATATGCAGCCGAGAAAACTCTTGAATACCGCAAGTTGCTGGCCGTTGTGATCGATGAGGCGCAGCACTTAGCAAAAATCGGGTCAGGTCGTAAGCTGCTCGATCAACTTGATTACGTGAAGTCTCTTGCGGAGCGAACGCGTATTCTTCACATCCTTGTTGGACCTACTGAACTGCTTTCTTTCCGAAATCTTAGCGGTCAACTGAGCCGCCGCAGCAAAGATATTCCGTTTGAGCGGTATCGTTTTGAACGGAAACAAGACATAAGAATCTTTCAGGGTGTAATTCTAACTTTCCAGAAACACCTGCCTATTTCTGAAGAGCCTGATCTGGTTACAAACTGGGAATACCTCTATTTGAATTCATTAGGGTGCGTCGGAATTCTCAAGCAAATGCTGCTCAGAGCATTAACACATGTCATTACAGAAGGGCGAAACAAAATGACAGCACAAGATCTCAAGGACGCAGAACTTTCTGATTCTCAATTGGAGAAAATCGCCTCCGAGGCTGCTGAATTTGACGCACTCCTTACCAGTAATCCAAACCGCAGGAAGAGGATCATGGCACTCATTGGAATGGACAAAGTATCGGACAAGTCGTTGGTCAGCAACGACGAGAGTAACTCGCGTAAACCCCCTGTTGGAGTTGCGAATCCGAGGCGGTATCCGGTTGGGGGGAACGAAAATTGA
- a CDS encoding Mu transposase C-terminal domain-containing protein, giving the protein MEEEKMMLSDLEFNDWCRKMSLSIEAKALIQRIRTSPPYRNVGSNGKNVRCFFPSRKMGVTIQCESHRNELAAAYELEHDNDVLEYYDQPGQIKLVYLAKNSKRVGTSHCPDFFVLRKGCAGWEECKEESELDQLREKSPNRYLRDESGNWTSPPAEEYSKRHGFYYRIRSSKNINWIFQRNIQFLQDYLLHEHSTIPEVKPDVFEIISLTGRITLEELFVKTEKEISRDEIYYMIATGGIFVDLKSAPLVEPEKVQVFANEESSAAWTKMFQSSKSLPAVRKPYVDISPGLTLEWDGQSWQVLNVGETAVSISRENRLVELPLSSFQDLVRTGRVNNLPAQTEVKENSQLLEKLGANKKDLEVANSRYDIISDYLRHKVLPTDGKPTRTLFHHLAAFRQAEAEHGCGYIGLLPKKRSGNRLRKLPPETLNLLHQFIEERYKNIRQMRMFEVHSMYVQSCEQQGLLAASYRTFVNEIKRLDRYATTLKRKGPVAAYKHEPFYWTLEMTTPRHGDRPFEICHVDHTQLDIELVCPYTKENLGRPWMTIMMDAYSRRGLAAYVTHDPPSFRSCMMAIRECVRRFGRLPQILVVDGGKDLNSIYMRALMAYFRCLVKVRPGKKPRYGSVCERLFGTTNTQFTQNLLGNTQLTKNVREVTKDFDPKEHAAWTPERFYIRFCEYLYDVYDNLKHSALGNSPRETFLSQMAKTGDRSQRYIPWNSDFFVATLPTTPRGQAKVIPNIGTKINNIYYWCEAFRDPKVEGTTVAVRYDPFDAGTAYAFVRDQWIQCQSEYFSIFHGRSEREIRTASEELRKRLKRDSKSLYTTAKQLGAFLLNVQDEEKVLLQQRRDRAGKQIINSINQGFESAYPESDDNLELTAGKLSLPEPQNNPPAEEAVQGDTQVETNSEIEVFGEY; this is encoded by the coding sequence ATGGAGGAAGAAAAGATGATGTTGAGTGACCTTGAGTTCAACGATTGGTGCAGAAAGATGAGTCTATCCATTGAGGCAAAAGCATTGATTCAGCGGATCCGAACATCGCCGCCATATCGGAATGTTGGCAGCAATGGAAAGAACGTTCGATGCTTCTTTCCAAGTCGTAAAATGGGCGTGACCATACAATGCGAAAGTCACAGAAACGAACTTGCTGCGGCTTACGAGCTGGAACACGACAACGATGTTCTGGAGTATTACGATCAGCCGGGACAAATCAAACTTGTCTACCTGGCAAAAAATTCGAAAAGGGTTGGGACTTCCCACTGTCCGGACTTCTTCGTTTTGCGCAAGGGATGCGCTGGATGGGAAGAGTGCAAAGAGGAGTCTGAGCTGGATCAACTTCGGGAAAAGAGTCCCAATCGTTATCTTCGCGACGAATCCGGTAACTGGACATCGCCACCAGCCGAAGAATATTCAAAACGACACGGTTTCTACTACCGTATTCGATCCTCAAAAAATATCAATTGGATCTTCCAGCGAAACATTCAGTTTCTTCAAGATTATCTTCTGCATGAACATTCAACAATACCGGAAGTAAAGCCCGATGTCTTCGAAATTATCTCATTAACCGGACGTATTACCCTTGAAGAACTGTTTGTCAAAACAGAGAAAGAGATATCACGTGACGAAATCTACTACATGATCGCTACGGGTGGAATCTTTGTTGATCTGAAATCCGCCCCACTTGTTGAACCGGAAAAGGTTCAGGTCTTTGCTAATGAAGAGTCGTCTGCTGCATGGACGAAGATGTTTCAGAGCTCTAAATCTCTTCCTGCTGTGCGAAAACCCTACGTTGATATATCCCCAGGTCTCACCCTGGAATGGGACGGACAAAGCTGGCAAGTGCTGAACGTAGGCGAAACGGCCGTAAGCATTTCGCGTGAAAACAGGTTAGTCGAATTACCACTTTCTTCATTCCAGGATCTTGTCAGGACCGGACGAGTTAACAACCTACCCGCCCAAACCGAAGTAAAGGAAAACTCGCAGCTGCTTGAAAAACTGGGAGCAAACAAGAAGGATCTTGAAGTTGCGAACAGCAGGTACGACATCATTTCGGATTATTTAAGACACAAGGTTCTCCCGACTGACGGCAAACCTACTAGAACTCTTTTCCATCACCTTGCAGCGTTTCGTCAGGCAGAGGCAGAACATGGATGCGGCTACATCGGCCTTCTTCCTAAAAAGCGATCAGGAAATCGCTTGAGGAAACTTCCTCCAGAAACGCTGAATCTCCTTCATCAATTCATTGAGGAAAGGTATAAGAACATCCGGCAAATGCGGATGTTTGAAGTCCATTCTATGTATGTTCAATCATGCGAACAGCAGGGTTTACTTGCCGCCAGTTACAGGACTTTTGTAAACGAGATTAAAAGATTGGATCGATACGCCACTACTCTTAAACGAAAAGGCCCGGTGGCTGCGTACAAGCATGAACCTTTTTATTGGACTCTGGAAATGACTACGCCGCGTCACGGTGATCGACCATTCGAAATTTGCCACGTTGATCACACTCAATTGGATATTGAATTGGTATGCCCCTACACAAAGGAAAATCTCGGGAGACCGTGGATGACGATCATGATGGATGCTTACTCCCGGCGAGGTCTTGCGGCGTATGTCACTCATGATCCGCCGTCGTTTCGATCCTGCATGATGGCAATAAGGGAGTGTGTGCGGCGTTTCGGGCGGCTTCCCCAAATCCTCGTTGTGGATGGGGGTAAGGACCTGAATAGCATCTACATGCGAGCGCTCATGGCATACTTTCGCTGCCTGGTAAAAGTTCGACCGGGGAAGAAGCCACGCTACGGATCGGTTTGTGAAAGGCTGTTTGGAACAACTAACACTCAATTCACGCAAAACCTTCTTGGCAATACTCAACTCACGAAAAACGTTCGAGAAGTGACGAAGGATTTCGATCCGAAGGAGCACGCAGCTTGGACACCGGAGCGATTCTACATTCGATTCTGCGAATATCTGTACGATGTCTACGATAATTTGAAACACTCTGCTCTCGGAAATTCTCCGCGCGAAACATTTCTCAGCCAGATGGCAAAAACCGGAGACCGATCCCAACGGTACATTCCCTGGAATAGTGACTTTTTCGTGGCTACGCTTCCGACCACTCCCCGCGGACAAGCCAAGGTCATTCCCAACATCGGGACTAAGATCAATAACATCTACTATTGGTGTGAGGCCTTCAGAGACCCCAAAGTTGAGGGAACGACTGTAGCTGTTCGATACGACCCTTTCGATGCAGGAACAGCATACGCATTTGTTCGCGACCAATGGATACAATGCCAGTCTGAATATTTTTCCATTTTCCATGGAAGATCTGAACGGGAGATCCGAACTGCCTCCGAAGAACTCCGCAAACGATTAAAGAGAGATTCAAAGAGCCTCTATACAACTGCCAAGCAGCTCGGTGCATTTCTTCTTAACGTTCAGGATGAGGAAAAGGTTCTCTTGCAGCAGAGACGCGACCGCGCCGGCAAACAAATCATCAACTCCATCAATCAGGGATTTGAATCTGCTTATCCTGAATCCGATGACAATCTCGAATTGACCGCGGGCAAACTCTCATTGCCTGAACCGCAGAATAATCCTCCAGCAGAGGAAGCAGTTCAGGGCGATACCCAGGTTGAAACAAATTCAGAAATCGAAGTCTTTGGAGAGTATTAA
- the dndC gene encoding DNA phosphorothioation system sulfurtransferase DndC, whose translation MSEQNGKSVFESRSIKQIYQEIQDLYRSDKRPWVIGYSGGKDSTAALQLICYALSELPKRDLIKKIYVISSDTLVETPVIVGYIRKTLQLIKTTAEQQILPFEAAIVIPEVHDTFWVNLIGRGYSAPSKRFRWCTDRMKIDPANKFILEKVSEYGEVILVLGVRRSESATRAQVMNLHKIKGNLLSRHSTLPNAFVYTPIEDFTLNDVWTYLLQVPSPWGNNNRDLVTLYRNAQAGECPLVVDTTTPSCGNSRFGCWTCTVVQQNHSLEGLIEEGGQEWMQPLLDFRNLLASTQEDKAKYRSYKRRNGHSLLKRDGESLIRGPYYLSFRRDLLRKLLQIQLEVRKNGPDPKLTLISGAELHEIRRIWRTEEQDWEDSVPKIYREVTGEDLLWVQDDTSRFSIRDKEILESICQGHNVPLALVMKLLDEEKKLDRMNKRAGVFDRIDTVLGEVWRPEEEILHRIQEKNKRAKQQKP comes from the coding sequence ATGAGTGAGCAGAACGGGAAATCAGTATTTGAATCCAGATCGATCAAGCAAATATATCAAGAGATCCAGGATCTATATAGATCCGATAAGCGACCTTGGGTCATAGGTTATAGCGGAGGTAAGGATTCAACTGCCGCACTTCAACTCATCTGCTATGCGCTCAGCGAACTCCCCAAACGAGATCTGATAAAAAAGATATACGTTATCTCTTCTGACACTCTAGTAGAAACCCCTGTCATTGTCGGATATATTAGAAAGACTCTTCAACTGATAAAAACAACAGCCGAACAGCAGATCCTGCCGTTTGAAGCCGCAATTGTCATTCCTGAAGTCCATGACACTTTCTGGGTAAATCTCATCGGGCGAGGCTATTCAGCGCCTTCAAAACGATTCCGATGGTGTACGGATAGGATGAAGATTGATCCAGCAAATAAGTTCATTCTTGAGAAGGTCTCTGAGTACGGAGAAGTCATATTGGTGTTGGGGGTCCGTAGGTCTGAAAGTGCGACACGAGCCCAGGTTATGAACCTCCATAAGATTAAGGGCAACCTTTTGTCCCGACACTCGACATTACCCAATGCGTTCGTATACACACCCATTGAAGACTTTACGCTGAACGACGTATGGACTTATCTTCTTCAGGTTCCATCGCCTTGGGGTAACAATAATCGCGATCTTGTGACCCTATATCGGAACGCCCAAGCGGGTGAATGTCCGTTGGTTGTCGATACCACAACGCCCTCATGCGGAAATAGTCGCTTCGGCTGCTGGACTTGTACGGTAGTTCAACAGAATCACTCGCTTGAAGGATTAATAGAAGAAGGCGGCCAAGAATGGATGCAGCCGCTTCTTGACTTTCGCAACTTATTGGCTTCAACGCAGGAAGACAAAGCGAAGTATCGAAGCTACAAGCGACGGAATGGACATTCACTTCTGAAAAGGGATGGCGAGAGCCTTATTCGTGGTCCATATTATCTATCATTTCGGAGAGATCTTCTGAGAAAGCTCCTTCAGATACAATTGGAGGTGCGAAAGAACGGCCCTGATCCGAAACTTACGTTGATCTCCGGGGCGGAATTGCACGAAATTCGTCGAATCTGGCGAACCGAGGAACAAGACTGGGAAGACTCAGTTCCAAAGATCTACCGCGAAGTAACTGGCGAGGATCTTCTCTGGGTTCAGGATGACACTTCGCGATTTAGTATTAGGGATAAAGAGATTCTTGAATCCATTTGTCAAGGTCATAATGTTCCTTTGGCCCTTGTCATGAAGCTTTTGGACGAAGAAAAAAAATTGGACAGAATGAACAAGAGGGCCGGTGTTTTTGACCGCATTGACACGGTTTTAGGCGAAGTCTGGAGGCCGGAAGAGGAGATACTCCACCGGATCCAAGAAAAGAACAAGCGTGCAAAGCAACAGAAGCCATGA
- the dndD gene encoding DNA sulfur modification protein DndD: protein MIIRKLTLNDFGVFAGQQELDLSPRGYQGGRQNPIILFGGMNGSGKTTILEAVRLCLYGRASLTKKVSNKEYQEYLRGLIHRYPPFALNSSSAAIKLEFEYGNGEGAELFVIERLWLDNGEGIDETLKVYRNGCLLSELEADYWQDFVQDLIPQGIAQLFFFDGEHIQQLAYGEKGDTRLAESINNLLGLDLVDRLQADLNIYVRRQKKSSEEGEIQKQILNLESRKNELEAKLRELEQVLASKKMEIDELTSQIALLEQRLSQRGGLWIKDREALHEQKARLSQAIETVRNQIREQCAGLYPFSLIPELCLQVSEQLVNEGHHRHWDALHRQLGTIAEKVASQTKLYISKLPGAPKPLASKIAEFVKTSITNQDSPEGSADIQLIHDLSPSLQTELMSMLTQIIGDVPEGMKTLSSAMERSIRDLEKIERKIQRIPPEEAVKPIIDDLSEANKLLGSFQSETSALGVQISSLKFQIQETLRGMKKLYDRLDEREDIADRISLANKVGGVLTEFISQVRRKKLRELEQCFSSIFNNLARKEDVLSEVKIHQEDFSVTLYNRHAVQIAKNQLSAGEKQIYAISLLWALSKVSGRPLPVMIDTPLGRLDSDHRRHIVENYFPRASHQVIILSTDTEIDQHYFEVLTPEISHAYHLEYNNKDGSTSIKEGYFWEHKEVVKCG, encoded by the coding sequence ATGATAATCCGAAAGCTGACTCTTAATGATTTTGGAGTGTTTGCTGGACAGCAGGAATTGGATCTTTCTCCAAGAGGTTATCAAGGAGGTCGGCAGAATCCCATAATTTTGTTCGGAGGGATGAACGGCTCAGGAAAAACTACAATCTTGGAAGCCGTACGTCTTTGTCTCTACGGAAGAGCCTCACTTACCAAGAAGGTGAGTAATAAGGAATATCAGGAATATCTGAGAGGTCTCATTCACCGTTATCCACCGTTTGCGCTCAATTCAAGCAGTGCAGCAATCAAGTTGGAATTCGAATACGGTAACGGGGAAGGAGCTGAACTTTTTGTGATCGAAAGACTTTGGTTGGACAACGGTGAAGGAATCGATGAGACGCTTAAAGTTTATAGAAATGGTTGTCTACTTTCTGAGCTGGAAGCAGATTACTGGCAAGACTTCGTTCAAGATCTGATTCCGCAAGGTATTGCCCAGCTTTTCTTTTTCGACGGTGAACATATTCAACAATTGGCTTATGGAGAAAAAGGTGATACTAGGTTAGCAGAATCCATTAATAATCTTCTTGGTCTTGACTTGGTTGATAGACTGCAGGCCGATTTGAATATTTACGTGCGCCGCCAAAAAAAATCTTCTGAAGAAGGAGAAATCCAAAAACAAATTCTCAATCTTGAAAGCAGAAAGAATGAGCTTGAGGCAAAGCTTAGGGAATTAGAGCAAGTCTTGGCTTCGAAGAAAATGGAGATTGATGAGCTAACCTCCCAAATCGCGTTGTTGGAACAGAGGCTTTCACAGAGGGGTGGCCTTTGGATCAAGGATCGCGAGGCACTTCACGAGCAAAAGGCTCGGTTATCACAAGCGATTGAAACTGTGCGAAACCAGATCCGGGAGCAGTGCGCCGGGCTCTATCCATTCTCCTTGATACCAGAATTGTGCCTTCAGGTATCTGAACAACTGGTAAACGAAGGGCATCATAGGCATTGGGATGCTCTCCACAGGCAGCTCGGTACAATTGCTGAAAAAGTCGCTTCCCAAACAAAGCTCTATATTTCAAAGCTCCCTGGTGCTCCAAAACCACTAGCAAGTAAGATTGCAGAGTTTGTGAAAACATCGATAACGAATCAGGATTCTCCTGAAGGCTCCGCCGATATTCAGTTGATTCATGACCTTTCCCCGTCTTTGCAAACGGAACTGATGAGTATGCTTACTCAAATTATTGGAGATGTTCCAGAAGGGATGAAGACTCTGTCCAGTGCAATGGAAAGATCAATTAGAGATCTTGAAAAGATAGAACGAAAAATTCAGCGAATCCCACCAGAAGAGGCGGTAAAGCCGATCATCGATGATCTTTCAGAAGCGAATAAGCTTTTGGGATCATTTCAGAGTGAAACTAGTGCTTTAGGAGTGCAGATTTCTAGCCTCAAGTTCCAGATTCAGGAGACACTCAGAGGCATGAAAAAACTGTATGACCGTTTGGATGAGAGAGAAGATATTGCGGATCGGATTTCCCTTGCAAATAAGGTTGGCGGTGTCCTGACTGAATTCATCTCCCAGGTCAGGCGAAAAAAACTTCGGGAACTTGAACAATGCTTTTCTTCAATTTTTAACAACCTTGCACGGAAGGAAGATGTCCTCAGCGAGGTAAAAATTCATCAAGAAGATTTCTCAGTCACGCTCTACAACAGGCATGCGGTGCAAATCGCCAAAAATCAGCTTTCTGCAGGTGAAAAGCAGATCTACGCTATTTCGCTACTCTGGGCGTTATCTAAGGTTTCCGGACGGCCATTACCCGTGATGATCGATACTCCTCTTGGACGACTCGATAGTGATCACCGTAGGCACATAGTTGAAAACTATTTCCCACGTGCAAGCCATCAAGTTATCATTCTTTCTACCGATACCGAGATTGATCAGCACTATTTTGAAGTGCTCACGCCTGAGATCTCCCATGCGTATCATCTTGAATACAACAATAAGGACGGATCAACCAGTATAAAGGAAGGATACTTCTGGGAGCATAAAGAGGTAGTCAAATGCGGCTGA
- the dndE gene encoding DNA sulfur modification protein DndE, with amino-acid sequence MRLNKLYVSREVTERLKILQARTGLTPNILCRIGFCLSLRESLPPNPEIYQQDGKEFNRFTLTGEYDELFVVLLKQSCVKYNLSYQRGINEQFRAHINRGVLILDKLAKNLHDLAILSTRLNIQNP; translated from the coding sequence ATGCGGCTGAACAAACTTTATGTCTCCCGTGAAGTAACGGAACGGTTGAAGATACTTCAGGCAAGGACTGGTTTAACACCTAATATTCTTTGCCGAATAGGATTCTGTCTGTCCTTGAGAGAATCGTTGCCACCAAATCCGGAGATCTATCAGCAAGACGGAAAAGAATTCAATCGGTTCACTCTCACTGGAGAATATGACGAACTTTTCGTAGTCCTTCTGAAGCAATCCTGTGTGAAGTACAACTTGTCCTATCAGCGCGGCATAAATGAGCAATTTAGGGCCCACATCAATCGTGGCGTGCTGATTCTTGATAAATTAGCGAAAAACCTTCACGACTTAGCGATATTATCGACAAGATTAAACATTCAGAACCCTTAA
- a CDS encoding class I SAM-dependent methyltransferase, which produces MKTLQIKNGEPGNLTTQAFYQHHSQEYYKSTVDLDMHDVYEPFLKEMAPRAHILDAGCGSGRDTKAFLEKGYRVTAIDRSVEMADLATHFTGQRCEVVSFQELEFKEKFDGIWACASLLHVPKREMHDVINRLIIALKTGGILYLSLKEGEGERVAEDGRFFNYYTMDSFREVLAYFPALRELAFWKSEEIRSSQNRILWLNFLLKKRRS; this is translated from the coding sequence ATGAAAACTTTACAAATCAAAAACGGTGAACCTGGTAATCTTACAACTCAGGCGTTCTACCAGCATCATAGCCAGGAATATTACAAGTCAACTGTAGATTTGGATATGCATGACGTTTACGAGCCGTTTTTGAAGGAAATGGCACCACGCGCGCATATTCTTGATGCTGGTTGTGGTTCTGGACGGGACACAAAGGCGTTTTTGGAAAAAGGTTATCGCGTCACAGCCATTGACAGATCTGTGGAAATGGCTGACCTCGCCACACATTTCACCGGCCAACGTTGTGAAGTTGTTTCTTTTCAAGAATTAGAATTCAAAGAAAAGTTTGATGGTATTTGGGCTTGCGCCTCTCTACTCCATGTTCCGAAGCGCGAAATGCACGATGTCATAAATCGCTTAATCATAGCGCTTAAAACTGGCGGCATACTATATCTATCACTCAAGGAAGGCGAAGGTGAACGGGTCGCGGAAGACGGAAGATTTTTTAACTACTACACCATGGACTCTTTTAGAGAAGTTCTTGCGTACTTTCCAGCACTTCGCGAACTTGCCTTCTGGAAATCCGAAGAAATTCGTTCCAGCCAAAATCGAATCCTCTGGTTGAATTTTCTGCTCAAGAAAAGGCGTTCGTAA
- a CDS encoding DUF262 domain-containing protein: protein MPITRAGETPSYLEFALRYCVDRQPPGLEYFNLQPIIIPAFQRGIVWRRDNVDSLIESNAVLFGTSILAHIENQGLILVDGLQRFATATSLLNNLYPKVLAPTPSDQTAAPYFQNLKTLASLRQAIFAHNDNALRNHRRKAIRESYGDLDENIKEILDVGMQSSNVQEFATNVERMFLRKQIAIDPYYGFNRTIELAQTFITLNSEGVDLSPVDLLRAVLVDRAFALGWASSDVDQMENDFTDVFVNHPNKNELKALGNILYEGVRDDSDPVSRKRIFPNWDTLTLDDVTKLLDFVQKSLNAGLSREFPYLDEILESGSLPFAITVLHFYLQWIADPNKAPDFYDGSLSTSADLHLLLRAYYRKIADGSIGRIGDIAREGILKGTLDTVQKIADRINPSDAGSISDEPAKGWLTQRLREIDKTRAPRMFNACLLPLRTESGGAFSPFLFGRGEDSWNIDHLIAKKLIRANAPGENEAERLPNFSPLPTRVNKSIRNNPCSTKLGPQGPYVLNVERGKHTYIDWLVEVQYPSFVSDLDDQKLLVPNANPAIGDKRIEKLVDILLPRL, encoded by the coding sequence ATGCCAATTACAAGAGCAGGCGAAACACCAAGCTATCTGGAATTTGCTCTCCGTTATTGCGTCGACAGACAACCGCCTGGGTTAGAGTATTTCAATCTCCAGCCGATTATCATACCAGCATTTCAGAGAGGAATTGTCTGGCGTAGAGACAACGTCGACAGCCTCATCGAGTCCAATGCGGTTCTTTTCGGAACAAGTATCCTGGCTCACATTGAGAATCAAGGGCTAATTCTGGTAGACGGGCTTCAGCGTTTCGCGACGGCTACGTCTTTACTCAATAACCTATATCCGAAGGTACTAGCTCCGACACCTAGCGACCAAACGGCGGCACCCTATTTTCAGAACCTCAAAACTCTCGCTAGTTTGAGACAGGCAATTTTCGCGCACAACGATAATGCCTTGCGAAATCATCGTCGGAAGGCCATCCGCGAAAGCTACGGTGATCTGGATGAGAACATAAAAGAAATATTGGACGTAGGCATGCAGTCTAGTAACGTTCAAGAATTCGCGACAAACGTGGAAAGGATGTTTTTAAGAAAGCAGATTGCGATTGATCCATATTACGGATTCAATCGAACAATCGAGTTGGCTCAGACATTCATAACTCTGAACTCCGAGGGTGTAGATTTATCTCCGGTTGATCTGTTGCGTGCCGTTCTTGTCGACCGAGCTTTTGCACTTGGGTGGGCTTCTTCCGACGTTGATCAGATGGAAAATGATTTCACAGATGTTTTTGTAAACCATCCGAATAAAAACGAGCTTAAAGCTCTGGGAAATATTCTGTATGAAGGGGTTCGAGATGATTCTGACCCTGTAAGCCGGAAAAGAATCTTTCCCAATTGGGACACGCTTACACTTGACGACGTAACAAAGCTGCTTGATTTCGTCCAAAAGAGTCTCAATGCCGGGCTTAGCCGGGAGTTTCCATACTTAGACGAGATACTCGAATCCGGAAGCCTACCGTTTGCAATCACGGTTTTACATTTCTATCTGCAGTGGATTGCCGACCCAAACAAAGCGCCGGATTTCTATGATGGTTCTTTATCAACATCTGCCGATCTCCACTTGCTCCTTCGAGCTTATTACAGGAAGATCGCGGATGGCTCAATAGGGCGGATTGGCGACATTGCAAGGGAAGGAATACTCAAAGGAACATTGGATACGGTACAAAAAATTGCTGATAGAATAAACCCTTCTGATGCGGGCAGCATTTCAGACGAACCGGCAAAAGGATGGCTGACTCAAAGATTAAGAGAGATTGATAAGACGCGCGCCCCTCGGATGTTCAATGCCTGCCTGCTCCCTTTACGTACTGAGTCGGGAGGTGCCTTCTCGCCTTTTTTGTTCGGGCGCGGGGAAGACTCATGGAACATCGATCATTTGATTGCCAAGAAATTGATAAGGGCCAACGCACCTGGAGAAAATGAAGCTGAGAGGCTGCCTAATTTTTCACCCCTTCCGACCAGAGTCAATAAGAGCATTCGAAATAATCCGTGTTCTACAAAGCTTGGCCCACAGGGTCCGTACGTACTAAATGTCGAACGCGGGAAGCATACCTATATTGATTGGCTTGTTGAGGTTCAGTATCCATCCTTTGTATCCGACCTGGATGATCAAAAGCTTCTAGTGCCGAATGCGAATCCCGCAATTGGAGACAAACGGATTGAAAAGTTGGTTGACATCTTGTTACCACGCCTCTGA